A window of the Narcine bancroftii isolate sNarBan1 chromosome 4, sNarBan1.hap1, whole genome shotgun sequence genome harbors these coding sequences:
- the LOC138762486 gene encoding mucin-5AC-like, producing the protein MPDDNRLPKTVPDHHSPTMTTLAPQGRTTLAPQGRTTLAPQGRTTLAPQGRTTLTTTGQDHPGPTRKDHPDPTGQDHPGPTGQDHPGPTGQDHPGPTGQDHPGPTGQDHPGPTGQDHPGPTGQDHPGPTGQDHPGPTGQDHPDPTGQDHPGPTGQDHPGPTGQDHPGPTGQDHPGPTGQDHPGPTGQDHPGPTGQDHPGPTGTTLAPLDRTTLAPQGRTTLAPQGRTTLAPLGRTTLAPQGRTTQAPQGRTTLAPQGRTTQAPQGRTTLAPLGRTTQAPQGRTTQAPLDRTTLAPQGRTTQAPLDRTTLAPQGRTTLTPLGRTTLAPLDRTTLAPQGRTTLAPLGRTTLAPQGRTTLAPLGRTTLAPQGRTTQAPQGRTTLAPQGRTTQAPQGRTTLAPLGRTTQAPQGRTTQAPLDSTTLAPQGRTTQAPLDRTTLAPQGRTTLTPLGRTTLAPLDRTTLAPQGRTTLAPLGRTTLAPQGRTTQAPQGRTTQAPQGRTTLAPQGRTTLAPQGRTTLTTTGQDHPGPTRKDHPDPTGLDHPGPTGQDHPGPTGQDHPGPTGQDHPGPTGQDHPGPTGQDHPGPTGQDHPGPTGQDHPGPTGQDHPGPTGQDHPGPTGQDHPGPTGQDHPGPTRKDHPDPTGQDHPGPTGQDHPGPTGQDHPGPTGQDHPGPTGQDHPGPTGQDHPGPTGQDHPGPTGQDHPGPTGQDHPGPTGQDHPGPTGQDHPGPTRKDHPDPTGQDHPGPTGQVHPGPTGQDHPGPTGQDHPGPTVQDHPGPQGRTTLAPLGRTTQAPQGRTTQAPLDRTTLAPQGRTTQAPLDRTTLAPQGRTTLTPQGRTTLAPQGRNTLAPLGRTTLAPQGRTTLAPLGRTTLAPQGRTTLAPQGRTTQAPLDRTTLAPQGRTTLTPQGRTTLAPQGRTTLAPLGRTTLAPQGRTTLAPLGRTTLAPQGRTTLAPQGRTTQAPLDRTTLAPQGRTTLTPQGRTTLAPQGRTTLAPQGRTTQAPLDRTTLAPQGRTTQAPLDRTTLAPQGRTTLTPQGRTTLAPQGRTTLAPLGRTTLAPQGRTTLAPQGRTTQAPQGRTTLAPLGRTTQAPQGRTTQAPLDRTTLAPQGRTTQAPLDRTTLAPQGRTTLTPQGRTTLAPQGRTTLAPLGRTTLAPQGRTTLAPLGRTTLAPQGRTTLAPQGRTTQAPLDRTTLAPQGRTTLAPQGRTTLAPLGRTTLAPQGRTTLAPLGRTTLAPQGPPWPHKEGPP; encoded by the exons ATGCCGGATGATAACAGACTGCCCAAGACAGTTCCAGACCACCATAGCCCAACAAT GACCACCCTGGCCCCACAGGGTAGAACCACCCTGGCCCCACAGGGTAGAACCACCCTGGCCCCACAGGGTAGAACCACCCTGGCCCCACAGGGTAGAACCACCCTGACCACCACAGGGCAGGACCACCCTGGCCCCACAAGGAAGGACCACCCTGACCCCACTGGGCAGGACCACCCTGGCCCCACTGGACAGGACCACCCTGGCCCCACAGGGCAGGACCACCCAGGCCCCACAGGGCAGGACCACCCTGGCCCCACAGGGCAGGACCACCCAGGCCCCACAGGGCAGGACCACCCAGGCCCCACAGGGCAGGACCACCCTGGCCCCACAGGGCAGGACCACCCAGGCCCCACAGGGCAGGACCACCCTGACCCCACTGGGCAGGACCACCCTGGCCCCACTGGACAGGACCACCCTGGCCCCACAGGGCAGGACCACCCTGGCCCCACTGGGCAGGACCACCCTGGCCCCACAGGGCAGGACCACCCAGGCCCCACAGGGCAGGACCACCCAGGCCCCACAGGGCAGGACCACCCTGGCCCCACAGG GACCACCCTGGCCCCACTGGACAGGACCACCCTGGCCCCACAGGGCAGGACCACCCTGGCCCCACAGGGCAGGACCACCCTGGCCCCACTGGGCAGGACCACCCTGGCCCCACAGGGCAGGACCACCCAGGCCCCACAGGGCAGGACCACCCTGGCCCCACAGGGCAGGACCACCCAGGCCCCACAGGGCAGGACCACCCTGGCCCCACTGGGCAGGACCACCCAGGCCCCACAGGGCAGGACCACCCAGGCCCCACTGGACAGGACCACCCTGGCCCCACAGGGCAGGACCACCCAGGCCCCACTGGACAGGACCACCCTGGCCCCACAAGGAAGGACCACCCTGACCCCACTGGGCAGGACCACCCTGGCCCCACTGGACAGGACCACCCTGGCCCCACAGGGCAGGACCACCCTGGCCCCACTGGGCAGGACCACCCTGGCCCCACAGGGCAGGACCACCCTGGCCCCACTGGGCAGGACCACCCTGGCCCCACAGGGCAGGACCACCCAGGCCCCACAGGGCAGGACCACCCTGGCCCCACAGGGCAGGACCACCCAGGCCCCACAGGGCAGGACCACCCTGGCCCCACTGGGCAGGACCACCCAGGCCCCACAGGGCAGGACCACCCAGGCCCCACTGGACAGTACCACCCTGGCCCCACAGGGCAGGACCACCCAGGCCCCACTGGACAGGACCACCCTGGCCCCACAAGGAAGGACCACCCTGACCCCACTGGGCAGGACCACCCTGGCCCCACTGGACAGGACCACCCTGGCCCCACAGGGCAGGACCACCCTGGCCCCACTGGGCAGGACCACCCTGGCCCCACAGGGCAGGACCACCCAGGCCCCACAGGGCAGGACCACCCAGGCCCCACAGGGCAGGACCACCCTGGCCCCACAGGGTAGAACCACCCTGGCCCCACAGGGTAGAACCACCCTGACCACCACAGGGCAGGACCACCCTGGCCCCACAAGGAAGGACCACCCTGACCCCACTGGGCTGGACCACCCTGGCCCCACTGGACAGGACCACCCTGGCCCCACAGGGCAGGACCACCCTGGCCCCACTGGGCAGGACCACCCTGGCCCCACAGGGCAGGACCACCCTGGCCCCACAGGGCAGGACCACCCAGGCCCCACAGGGCAGGACCACCCTGGCCCCACTGGGCAGGACCACCCAGGCCCCACAGGGCAGGACCACCCAGGCCCCACTGGACAGGACCACCCTGGCCCCACAGGGCAGGACCACCCAGGCCCCACTGGACAGGACCACCCTGGCCCCACAAGGAAGGACCACCCTGACCCCACAGGGCAGGACCACCCTGGCCCCACAGGGCAGGACCACCCTGGCCCCACTGGGCAGGACCACCCTGGCCCCACAGGGCAGGACCACCCTGGCCCCACAGGGCAGGACCACCCAGGCCCCACAGGGCAGGACCACCCTGGCCCCACTGGGCAGGACCACCCAGGCCCCACAGGGCAGGACCACCCAGGCCCCACTGGACAGGACCACCCTGGCCCCACAGGGCAGGACCACCCAGGCCCCACTGGACAGGACCACCCTGGCCCCACAAGGAAGGACCACCCTGACCCCACAGGGCAGGACCACCCTGGCCCCACAGGGCAGGTCCACCCTGGCCCCACTGGGCAGGACCACCCTGGCCCCACAGGGCAGGACCACCCTGGCCCCACAGTGCaggaccacccaggcccacaGGGCAGGACCACCCTGGCCCCACTGGGCAGGACCACCCAGGCCCCACAGGGCAGGACCACCCAGGCCCCACTGGACAGGACCACCCTGGCCCCACAGGGCAGGACCACCCAGGCCCCACTGGACAGGACCACCCTGGCCCCACAAGGAAGGACCACCCTGACCCCACAGGGCAGGACCACCCTGGCCCCACAGGGCAGGAACACCCTGGCCCCACTGGGCAGGACCACCCTGGCCCCACAGGGCAGGACCACCCTGGCCCCACTGGGCAGGACCACCCTGGCCCCACAGGGCAGGACCACCCTGGCCCCACAGGGCAGGACCACCCAGGCCCCACTGGACAGGACCACCCTGGCCCCACAAGGAAGGACCACCCTGACCCCACAGGGCAGGACCACCCTGGCCCCACAGGGCAGGACCACCCTGGCCCCACTGGGCAGGACCACCCTGGCCCCACAGGGCAGGACCACCCTGGCCCCACTGGGCAGGACCACCCTGGCCCCACAGGGCAGGACCACCCTGGCCCCACAGGGCAGGACCACCCAGGCCCCACTGGACAGGACCACCCTGGCCCCACAAGGAAGGACCACCCTGACCCCACAGGGCAGGACCACCCTGGCCCCACAGGGCAGGACCACCCTGGCCCCACAGGGCAGGACCACCCAGGCCCCACTGGACAGGACCACCCTGGCCCCACAGGGCAGGACCACCCAGGCCCCACTGGACAGGACCACCCTGGCCCCACAAGGAAGGACCACCCTGACCCCACAGGGCAGGACCACCCTGGCCCCACAGGGCAGGACCACCCTGGCCCCACTGGGCAGGACCACCCTGGCCCCACAGGGCAGGACCACCCTGGCCCCACAGGGCAGGACCACCCAGGCCCCACAGGGCAGGACCACCCTGGCCCCACTGGGCAGGACCACCCAGGCCCCACAGGGCAGGACCACCCAGGCCCCACTGGACAGGACCACCCTGGCCCCACAGGGCAGGACCACCCAGGCCCCACTGGACAGGACCACCCTGGCCCCACAAGGAAGGACCACCCTGACCCCACAGGGCAGGACCACCCTGGCCCCACAGGGCAGGACCACCCTGGCCCCACTGGGCAGGACCACCCTGGCCCCACAGGGCAGGACCACCCTGGCCCCACTGGGCAGGACCACCCTGGCCCCACAGGGCAGGACCACCCTGGCCCCACAGGGCAGGACCACCCAGGCCCCACTGGACAGGACCACCCTGGCCCCACAAGGAAGGACCACCCTGGCCCCACAGGGCAGGACCACCCTGGCCCCACTGGGCAGGACCACCCTGGCCCCACAGGGCAGGACCACCCTGGCCCCACTGGGCAGGACCACCCTGGCCCCACAGG GACCACCCTGGCCCCACAAGGAAGGACCACCCTGA